One genomic region from Clostridium saccharobutylicum DSM 13864 encodes:
- a CDS encoding ComF family protein produces MGKTFKRSIVNLLQGIIEVIYPIENYCIICKESECFGICTSCKKSINIIRYCEEEEILSYGYYGGVLKELILQFKFKSNFTAGDILSKLLEEYIVKYIEYEKYILTYIPLSKKSKKSRGFNQCEYIAEKISRDLSIEVVETLIKQRETKEQKTLRKDERYENIKDAFKLKEGINLNDINIILIDDVTTTGITLKEGYKILKKFGAKDIKLLTLSKSHI; encoded by the coding sequence ATGGGAAAAACGTTTAAGAGAAGTATAGTAAATCTATTACAAGGAATAATAGAAGTCATATATCCAATAGAGAATTATTGTATAATATGCAAGGAAAGTGAATGCTTTGGGATATGTACATCATGTAAGAAGAGCATTAATATAATAAGGTATTGTGAAGAAGAAGAGATACTTAGTTATGGATATTATGGTGGAGTATTAAAAGAATTAATATTGCAGTTTAAATTTAAAAGTAATTTTACGGCAGGTGATATTTTATCAAAACTTTTAGAGGAGTATATAGTTAAATATATTGAATATGAAAAATACATATTAACATATATACCATTATCCAAGAAATCTAAGAAATCTAGAGGTTTTAATCAATGTGAATATATAGCTGAAAAAATTTCCAGAGATTTATCAATTGAAGTCGTAGAAACTTTAATTAAGCAAAGAGAAACAAAAGAGCAAAAGACGCTTAGGAAAGATGAAAGATATGAAAATATAAAAGATGCATTTAAGTTAAAAGAAGGTATAAATCTAAATGACATTAATATTATTTTAATAGATGATGTTACTACAACAGGAATAACATTGAAAGAAGGATATAAAATATTAAAAAAATTTGGTGCAAAAGATATAAAACTATTGACGTTATCGAAAAGTCATATATAA
- the hpf gene encoding ribosome hibernation-promoting factor, HPF/YfiA family, with the protein MKVTVIAKNIELTSALKEIVQKKITKLEKYFDPNVEAKATLSVQKNRHIIEVTIPFNGVILRGEESTDDMYKSLDLVEDKLERQIRKQKTKLSRKHNGSLRFGEINKIDLKPFEEEEGKLVKVKKFGVKPMNSEEAILQMDLLGHNFFVYQDADTSKVNVIYKRKDGDYGLLEPEFI; encoded by the coding sequence ATGAAAGTAACAGTTATAGCAAAAAATATCGAATTAACAAGTGCATTAAAGGAAATTGTGCAAAAAAAGATAACCAAATTGGAAAAGTATTTTGATCCTAATGTAGAAGCAAAAGCTACATTGAGTGTTCAAAAAAATAGACATATCATAGAAGTTACTATCCCGTTTAATGGAGTTATACTAAGAGGAGAAGAATCGACTGATGATATGTATAAATCTTTAGATTTAGTAGAGGACAAGCTAGAAAGACAAATTAGAAAGCAAAAAACTAAGTTATCAAGAAAACATAACGGATCATTGAGATTCGGTGAAATAAATAAAATAGATCTTAAGCCATTTGAAGAAGAAGAGGGCAAATTAGTTAAGGTTAAGAAATTTGGGGTTAAGCCTATGAATTCAGAAGAAGCAATTCTTCAGATGGATTTACTTGGACATAATTTCTTTGTATATCAAGATGCAGATACTAGTAAAGTGAATGTTATTTATAAGAGAAAAGATGGAGATTATGGTTTATTAGAGCCGGAATTCATATAA